GGACCGGTCCGCCGCCGACCAGGTGGTGGCGCAGCTGTACGGCGACCTTCAGCGCCTGGCGCGTCAACGCATCCGCCAGGCAGGAGACCTGACCCTGCTGGACACCACCGCGCTGGTGCACGAGGCCTGGCTGCGGCTGGCCGGGTCGCAGGGCCAGACCTTCCCGGACCGGCGCCACTTCCTGGCCTACGCGGCGCGCACCATGCGCCACGTGGTCATCGACCTGGTGCGCGCGCGCCAGGCCGAGCGTCGCGGCGGCAACCAGCCGGACCTGACGCTGAACACCGCCGTCGTCGAGGGCGCACCGCAATCCGACGATCACATCCTGCGCGTGCACGAGGCGCTGGATGAACTGGCGACCATCGATCCGCGCATGGCGCAGGTGGTCGAGATGCGCTACTTCGGCGGCCTGCTTGAGCAGGAAATCGCGGAAGCCCTGGGCGTCACAGAACGGACGGTCCAGCGGGACTGGCAGAAGGCGAGAATCCTGCTTTCCATGAGCCTCAAGGACTGACCCCCGCCGGGTCGGCTCCGACGGATCCGTCCTCATCGCCACCAGACGCCCGCCCGATGGACGCACTCGATAAACAGCGCTGGATCGCGCTGAGTCCGCTGCTCGACGAACTCCTGGACCTGGAGAGGCCCGACCGCGCCCGCCGGCTGGAGGAGATCCGCGCCGGCGACGTCGCCATGGCCGAGCACCTCGAGGCGCTGCTCGCGCGCGACGAGGCGCTCAACGAGGACGGCTTCCTGGAACAACCCGCCGCGGAAGCGCTGCAGGGACCGGTGCCGTCGGCGGTGCCGCCGCTGGACTTCCGCGGCGAGTCGCTCGGCCCCTACGAGCTGGAGCGCGAGCTCGGCCAGGGCGGCATGGGCGCGGTGTGGCTCGCGAGCCGGGCCGACGGCCGCTTCGAGGGTCAGGTCGCCGTCAAGTTCCTGAAGTCCGGCCTCTTCGGCAAGGGCGACAGCGGGCGCTTCGAACGCGAGGGACAGATCCTCGCGCGACTCTCGCATCCCAACATCGCGCGGCTGCTGGACGCGGGCGTGCACAACGGGCATCAGCCCTACCTGGTGCTGGAGTACGTCGACGGTCTGCCGATCGACCGCTACTGCCAGATCAACGCGCTGGATGTCGAATCGCGCATCCAGCTCTTCCTCGACGTGCTGGCGGCGGTCGCGCATGCGCATTCGCGGCTGATCCTGCACCGCGACCTCAAGCCCAGCAACATCCTGGTCACGCACGACGGCCAGGTGAAGCTGCTGGACTTCGGCATCGCCAAGCTGCTCGACGACGCGACCCACTCCGGCGCGGCGACCGAGCTCACGCAGCGCGCCGGCAGCGCCTTCACGCCGCAGTACGCGGCGCCGGAGCAGGTGCAGCAGGCCGACGTCACGACCGCGACGGACGTGTATGCGCTGGGCGTGCTGCTCTATCAGCTGCTGGGCGGCAGGCACCCCACGGCCGACGACACGCAGACCCACCTCGACCGGCTGCGCGCCGTGGTGGACCTGGTGCCGAAGCGGCTGTCGGACGTGGCGCGGGACCAGCTCGACCCGGTCATCGCGCGCCAGGCCAAGCTGCTGCGCGGCGACCTGGACACGATCGTCGGGAAGGCGCTGAAGAAGAAGCCGTCCGAGCGCTATGCCAATGCCGAGTCGATGGCCGTCGACCTGCGGCACTGGCTGGCGCACGAGCCGATCACGGCAAGACCCGACACCCGGCTCTATGTGCTGGGCCGCTTCGTCCGGCGGCATCGGTGGAGCGTCGCGGCCAGCAGCATGGCCGTGCTGGCGATGGTGTCGCTGACGGGGCTCAGCGTGCTGCAGGCGCGGCGCGCGGAGCGGGCGGAACATCAGGCGCAGGAGCGGCGCCAGCAGGCCGAGGACCTGCTCAGCTACATGCTCGGCGAGTTCGCCGACAAGCTGCGGCCGGTCGGCCGGCTGGAGCTGCTCGACAGCGTGGGCAGCAAGGCGCTGACCTACCTGGCGCAGGATCAGGACGCGTCGCCGATGGAGCGGCTGCAACGCGCCAAGGCGCTGACCGTGATCGGCGAAGTGCGCGTCTCCAAGCGCAATCTGAAAGAGGCGCTGGAACCCCTGGTCGCGGCCCGCAAGCTGCTGGAAGGGGCGCCCCCGTCGGAATCCCTCACCGCCGAATGGCGCAAGGCACAGGGGGCCGCCGCCTTTTGGATCGGACACGTTCACTACTATTCCCGGGAGCTCGACAAGGCCACGGACGCCTGGCTCGCGTACCGCGACGCCATCCAGGCGTGGGTCGATGCGCAGCCGACGAATCGAGAGGCGCTCGTCGAGCTCTCCTACGCCTACAACAGCCTGGGGACGGCTCGACTCGACAGCGCCGATCTGCGCGGCGCCACCGACTACTTCCGACGCTCGATCGATCTCAAGCGGGCACGGGCCACCACCGGCGACTCGGACAACGCCGCAAAGATGGACCTCGCGGACAGCCTCAGCTGGCTGGGCAGCGTCACGCTGTGGCGTGGCGACGCCAGACCCGCGGAAGCCATGTTCTCCGAGGGAGCCGCATTGATCGCGGAGGTGCGCAACAGCGCGCCGAACGACGGCGCGTGGTCCTACCGGGAGGCCGTCATGCGCCGCTGGCGGTCAGAGGCGTTGATCAAGCTGGGTCGCGTGAAGGAGTCTGTCGCGGAAGCACGCAGTTCCGTGGATCTCCTGCGCAAGTTGCACGGACAGGACGCATCGAATGTTCAATGGTGGCTGAATCTGCTGCTCAGCGAAGCCACTGCGCTCGACTTCGAATGGTCGCAATTGACCCGGGCCGCGCGCATCGAGCAGGCGGCAGCATTGAAGACGCAGATCGAGGATTTCGCGAAGTCGAGACCCGAGACGAACAAGTCGCGGATGGTGGAGATCTGGGGACGGTGGTCGGTCATCGCCGCACGCACGCAAGCGGCGGACGGAGAGGCGGAGAGAGGGCTCCGGACACTGCAGGAGACGGCGGACGCGCAGGCGACACTGCTGGCGACACGCGCATCCGACATTCGATTCGTCCTCTTCTATGTGGATACGCGCCGTCAAATGATTGCCATTGCTCGACGCCATTCACTGCCTGCGCCTACCGCCGCGTGCCGGGAGATCGATGACATCACAATGAAGATGCCCGCCGCAATAGGCGTTCATCTCCAGATCACGCAGGGCTGGGTTGAGGCTCAATCCTGTCTGGGGAGAGGACATCGAGACGACGTCCGGCGTGCGGCCGAATGGCTGGCAATGAGCCAATCCAACGATCCTTCTCCCTGACAACCAAACTGCTCAAGGGAAAAAATCATGGCTTACACCATCTATGTCGACGGGAAGATCAGTGCCGACGGCAACTTCGCCGACTGCACCTATTCGCTGAACTATGACGGTTCCGATCCCATCGCGGGTTCGGAACTGCACATCCCCGTCAATGCCGGCGAATGCGTCTTCACGCAGGGTGAAAACACCGACCTGCTGCTGATCGGCGCGACGTTCAAGACCATCGGCTCCACGCCCGGCATGAATGCCAGCAATTTCGCCCCGGCGAATGACGAGAACTCTGTCAGCTTCGTCATGCCGGCCAACACGATCACCAAGGGTGTCGTGCTGCTTTTCTCGACGCCCGGCGTCGTGGAGAACCTGTACCCCAGCAGCGATCCGCAGGTCATCAACGACCAGCCGACCTGCTGATCGCTCAGGGCCGTCCGGCCCCTGGCGAGAGGCTGGTGAGCGCCTCCTCCGCCATGACCCGTCCCAGCCGGGACGGGTCCACCCGATCCATCACGCGCGCGTCGAGCGCGAATTCCTTCTGCTGCGTATAGGCCACCGCGCCTATCCGGGGCAGACTGCCGGCCGCCTGCGGCCCGAGCATCCCGAACACCGGATAGACGCGCAGCCGCACGATCAGCAGCCCCTGCGCCACATCGGCGAACAGGGCCGTCTCCAGCACCCGCGTGCAGCCGCGCCGCTGCACTTCCGCCAGCAGTCCCTGCAGATTGCGCGGCACGTCGGTCGCGGACACCGGCAGCACCACGTTCACCACCGGCAGGCCCGCAGCCACGAGCGGCTCGCGCGCCGCGAGGTTGAAGGCGCTGTTGGCCTCGTCCCAGCGGCGGTTGGCGGCAGGCTGGTCGGGATCGAAGTTGCGGCCCTGGCCGAACAGCAGCACGCACGGCGCGCCGCTTGCCACGGAGGCTGAGGCGGGCGTCGGAGCGGACGCCTGGGCGTGCGCCTTCGGCAGCCCGGCAGTCACGACGATGGCGAAGGCGACGATGGCGGCTTGAAGAAGCGCCTTCCGGGTGTGCGGTCTCGACATGGGGCGGATTGTGCGCCGCCGTGATCGCCGCACAATGGCCGCTCCGCCTTGCAGGAGAGAACGATGCGCGAATGGACGAGCCTGGGCCCCGTGTGTGTGACGACGGTGGCCGTGGTGGCGACGGTCGCCCTCGCCGGCTGCGCGACGCCGCTGAAGGACGAGCGCATGAAGGCCGGCGCGACGACCAGTGCCGACGTGCAGCAGTACTACGGCGCGCCGACGCGCGTCTGGCCCGAGGCCGACGGCGGCCGCACGCTGGAGTACGCGACGCAGCCCTTCGGCCAGACCTGCTACATGGTCCGCCTGGATGCGCAGGACCGCCTCGTCAGCACGACGGACGCCCTGTCGTCGGCGAGCCGCGAGCGCATCGTGCCCGGCCTGACGACCGACCAGGTCACGCGGATGCTCGGCCAGGAGCGCAAGCGCGTGTTCTTCAGCCTCAGCGGCGAGGACGTCTGGGACTGGAACATCGCGCCGGAGATGAGCGGCTACCTGCTGCGCTTCAACGTCCACTTCAAGAAGGGCGTGGTGGTGCGCACCTCGCAGAGCGTGGTCTATCCCGACCGGCGCTTCTTGTGGGATGACTGAGGCGCCGCGCGGCGGCGTCGTCGCGCGAGCGCGACGACCTCGCAACTTCAGGCTGTCCGTGCAGCAAGACGAGTCATTGAATCGCGCCTCCGTCTTGGAGACGATGGTCCACCGCGATGCCTGTTCCAAAGGCACCGAGAAAGGACCGCTCCCATGACCTCCATTGAAATCCAGTTGCCCCCGCTCCTTGCGCGCGACGCAGCGCGCGCCGGACTTTTTGCCCCGGACCGCCTGGAGGCCATGTTCCGCAGACAACTCCACGTCGACGATCTCCAAGCATTCTTGAGGGAGGAGGAAGACCTCGAAGAACTGGTCATGCAAGAGATTCAGGTGGACGTCGATGCAGTCCGAGCAGACAAACGAGCAGCCAAATGCAGTACGACTCGTGCTTGACACGAATGTCGTCGTTGAAGGTTCGTTCCCCTCCCAAAGGGGGAAGTCCAGCCCCACCCCTGTGACGGAATGAATACAGCCCCGCCGATGTCGTCGCGCTGACGCGGGGAGCGGTTCACACCCTCTTTACACTCCCGGCCCAAGAGGGAGAGAAGAGGATGTCGAACCAATCCGTCGGCCTGGCGCCCCGCGCGCTGGCCATGGTCATCGACGGCGTTTTGATGATCGCCGCGAGCACCTTGTTGATGTGGGCCGTGTACGGCGACCCGGTGTCGAAGTGGAACGATCTGCGGCCCGGCACCATTGCCATCAACTGGCTGCTGCCACTGATCGTCTGCGTCGTGTTCTGGAGCTGGCAGGGCGCCACGCCCGGCAAGCTCGTCGCCGGCCTCAAGGTCGTGGACGCCCGCACCGGCGAGCGCCCGACCCCCGTGCAGGCCGTGATCCGCTGGATCGGTTATCTGCTCTCGACGATTCCGCTGTTCGCGGGCTTCCTGTGGGCGCGCGTCGACGCCGAGGGTCGCACTTGGCATGACCGCCTGTCCCGCACCGCCGTCGAGCGCAGCCGGCCCGCGCCGGCCAACGGCGAGGGGCTGCTCATCGGCTACATCGCCAGCCACTGGCGCGGTGAGCAGAGCCTCGCCCAGAGCTTCTGGATCAACCACGTCCTGCTGACCTGGCCCCTGGCCGCCGGCGTGCAAGGTCTGGTCGCCTGGCTCGCCACCAAGAGCGACGGCCTGCAGGGCGTCGCGATCGCACTGCTGATCGTCTGGCCGCTGCTCATCATCGTCGAGATCTGGAGCGCCGTCGGCACCTGGCGCTCGGTGCGCGGTTACGTGGACGCCGGCGGGTCCTACCT
This genomic stretch from Mitsuaria sp. 7 harbors:
- a CDS encoding ECF-type sigma factor — protein: MKDITELLHDAGQGDRSAADQVVAQLYGDLQRLARQRIRQAGDLTLLDTTALVHEAWLRLAGSQGQTFPDRRHFLAYAARTMRHVVIDLVRARQAERRGGNQPDLTLNTAVVEGAPQSDDHILRVHEALDELATIDPRMAQVVEMRYFGGLLEQEIAEALGVTERTVQRDWQKARILLSMSLKD
- a CDS encoding serine/threonine-protein kinase, which codes for MDALDKQRWIALSPLLDELLDLERPDRARRLEEIRAGDVAMAEHLEALLARDEALNEDGFLEQPAAEALQGPVPSAVPPLDFRGESLGPYELERELGQGGMGAVWLASRADGRFEGQVAVKFLKSGLFGKGDSGRFEREGQILARLSHPNIARLLDAGVHNGHQPYLVLEYVDGLPIDRYCQINALDVESRIQLFLDVLAAVAHAHSRLILHRDLKPSNILVTHDGQVKLLDFGIAKLLDDATHSGAATELTQRAGSAFTPQYAAPEQVQQADVTTATDVYALGVLLYQLLGGRHPTADDTQTHLDRLRAVVDLVPKRLSDVARDQLDPVIARQAKLLRGDLDTIVGKALKKKPSERYANAESMAVDLRHWLAHEPITARPDTRLYVLGRFVRRHRWSVAASSMAVLAMVSLTGLSVLQARRAERAEHQAQERRQQAEDLLSYMLGEFADKLRPVGRLELLDSVGSKALTYLAQDQDASPMERLQRAKALTVIGEVRVSKRNLKEALEPLVAARKLLEGAPPSESLTAEWRKAQGAAAFWIGHVHYYSRELDKATDAWLAYRDAIQAWVDAQPTNREALVELSYAYNSLGTARLDSADLRGATDYFRRSIDLKRARATTGDSDNAAKMDLADSLSWLGSVTLWRGDARPAEAMFSEGAALIAEVRNSAPNDGAWSYREAVMRRWRSEALIKLGRVKESVAEARSSVDLLRKLHGQDASNVQWWLNLLLSEATALDFEWSQLTRAARIEQAAALKTQIEDFAKSRPETNKSRMVEIWGRWSVIAARTQAADGEAERGLRTLQETADAQATLLATRASDIRFVLFYVDTRRQMIAIARRHSLPAPTAACREIDDITMKMPAAIGVHLQITQGWVEAQSCLGRGHRDDVRRAAEWLAMSQSNDPSP